The Candidatus Eremiobacterota bacterium nucleotide sequence TGCAGCAGCGGGAAAAGCGGGAATTCCCTGGATCCTCTCGCCTGTTGACTACAGGCTCATCTGCGGGCAGGTACATCTTTTCGAGAAGGGGATAAGGCCGTGCACCGGCCCGGACAGCAGCTTCAACAAATGTGCCCGCTGCATTGCGACAAGCAGAGTAGCCTGGGGAAACGCCTACACGAAGTCAAGAGCCCTGCTGAGGGAAATCCTCTATGCTCTGGGCCTCAGAAAGCTCCTTCACTGTTACCACCGCCCTGAATCATGGCGCAAAAGGTATGAAGCGATAAAAAGCTTTCTGCCCGACTGCTCATCCATTGTCTGCATGAGCCGGTTCCATGCACACAAGCTCCAGCAGTTCACAGGCCTCGATCCATCAAAGTTCAAGACCATATACTATGCTGCCGAGGAACCCGGGGCCCGGTACAGCCCTGATCCCGAAAGGTTCACCCCCCCTCTCCGCATAGGCTGGATGAACAGCCTGCTGAGAGAATGGGGCTTCACCTTCCTGCTCGAAGCCTGGAAACGATCAGGGGTTCCAAGCGAGAAGGCCCAGCTTGTACTCTATCTGTACCCTGGCACGGGAAGGGCAGTAAAAGTCGAGGGCTATGAGTCACTCGTGAGAGAAAAAAAGGTCGTCATCATGGAAGAGAGAGTGCTTGGCCAGGAAGATAAAGTGTTTTCCAGGCTCTCCGCATTCATCATTGCATCGCTCTGGCATGAAAATGGAACCACCTATGATCCGTTTATCAGGAAAGTTCCCTTTATCGCCCCTGACATCGGACCCCACAGGGAAATCATAGAGCACGGCATAAACGGCTTCCTCTACAGGAAAGCTGATATAAATTCCCTTGCCTCTCTTATCAGGAGCCTGGCTGATGATCCGGCCATTCTGAAAAAAGCCTCCGAGGGCTGCCTCTTTTCCAGGGAATATGGACACCATGCCTGGGGGGAGAACTACCTGGAGCTTTACACTCAGATTCTGGCGCCCCACGGCAAGAATCAAAACGGGTGAGAGACAGATTGAAAAAGCTCTATCACACTCTGACAAAAGTTGCGGGGCTGCTGGGAATAGACCCCGCGGTGGCTTATGCGGTCATCGCCAGGGGATGGGGGCTGCTGGCCGGCCCTGTCACCATTCTCCTTATCACCACGAGGTTCAGCCCGGAGCTCCAGGGGTATTACTACACCTTCAACAGCATCATAGGCTTCAATATTCTCTTCGAGCTCGGGCTCAGCAACGTGCTCATCCAGTTTGCAAGCCACGAGTGGGCCCTCCTCCGCCTGGAGAGAGATGGAACCATAACCGGCGACAGCAATGCGCTCTCGAGACTTGCAAGCCTCACCCGCCTCTCCCTTCTCTGGTACCTGGTCATGTGCTCTCTGCTTGCCGTCGGCCTCTGCGCCGCAGGCAGCATATTCTTTGCCCGGTCTTCCCAAGGCGCCATATCGTGGCAGGGCCCCTGGTTCACGCTCTGTATCCTCTCTTCACTGAGCCTTTCCGCCACTCCCCTTACCGCTATTCTCACCGGCTGCAACCATGTGAAAGAGATCAGCCTCTTCAGGGTCTACCAGGCGATTTTCTTCAACGCCGCAATCTGGATTGCAATCCTGGCAGGAGCGGAACTATGGACAGGGCCCATTGCGAGCGCCGTGATTATCCTGTGGACGGCGGCTTTTCTCACTGCACACTACAGGAAATTCTATCATCAGCTTCTCCAGCCTTTCAATGGAGAGGTGATTTCCTGGAGGGAGGAGATTCTTCCTTTCCAATGGAGGATGGCGACGAGCTGGCTCTTCGGCTTCCTGAACACTAATCTCTATATCCCTGTGCTCTTTTATTACAAGGGCGCCGTTGCCGCAGGGCAGATGGGAATCACCTGGGCCCTCATCAATGCCGTGTCCGAGGTGTCGTTCAACTGGGTCACCACCAAGATCCCGCA carries:
- a CDS encoding glycosyltransferase family 4 protein; amino-acid sequence: MFGNVYSVGHFHGVTTYNKRFIKSICDKVDLHLLCADSGDEQNPGLPGIRWGEYNGLPSLFAQRDERYVTRFSVPGETREFDRFVEELAAHIRERDIALIHLADWEDSIGIASFAAAGKAGIPWILSPVDYRLICGQVHLFEKGIRPCTGPDSSFNKCARCIATSRVAWGNAYTKSRALLREILYALGLRKLLHCYHRPESWRKRYEAIKSFLPDCSSIVCMSRFHAHKLQQFTGLDPSKFKTIYYAAEEPGARYSPDPERFTPPLRIGWMNSLLREWGFTFLLEAWKRSGVPSEKAQLVLYLYPGTGRAVKVEGYESLVREKKVVIMEERVLGQEDKVFSRLSAFIIASLWHENGTTYDPFIRKVPFIAPDIGPHREIIEHGINGFLYRKADINSLASLIRSLADDPAILKKASEGCLFSREYGHHAWGENYLELYTQILAPHGKNQNG